Proteins encoded within one genomic window of uncultured Sphingopyxis sp.:
- a CDS encoding FecR domain-containing protein — protein sequence MDDDGAARWAIRRDAGPLSSDEQREFDAWIAADERREGALLRAEAALIYIAGDPILIDAESGPAALEEEAPAPSRFGRRHFLAGGAAAVAAGVAGVLLMPSGQEYSTTVGEVRRLPLADGSVATVNTASRIAVALEPERRHITLEEGEAWFQVAHDAHRPFVVDVGAVRVRAVGTAFSVRRNPEGVDVLVTEGVVETWIEGNEAARTRIARGERSFVATGTQAIVAVKAADEIDRALAWRDGGLALNGEPLSYAVAELNRYNHRKLVVEDPVLARMPIVGYFRTDEPGDFARAVAPLVGARVEMRSGDMHLVATGS from the coding sequence ATGGATGACGACGGCGCGGCGCGCTGGGCCATCCGCCGCGATGCAGGCCCGCTTTCCTCCGACGAACAGCGGGAATTCGATGCCTGGATCGCCGCCGACGAGCGGCGGGAGGGCGCGTTGCTGCGTGCCGAGGCGGCGCTGATCTATATCGCCGGCGACCCCATTCTGATCGATGCGGAGAGCGGCCCCGCCGCACTGGAGGAGGAGGCCCCGGCGCCATCGCGGTTCGGCCGGCGTCATTTTCTCGCCGGAGGTGCGGCAGCGGTCGCGGCCGGCGTGGCGGGCGTCCTGCTGATGCCGTCGGGCCAGGAATATTCGACGACGGTCGGCGAGGTGCGGCGGCTGCCGCTGGCCGACGGCTCGGTCGCCACGGTCAACACCGCCAGCCGCATCGCGGTCGCGCTCGAACCCGAACGGCGCCATATCACGCTGGAGGAAGGCGAGGCCTGGTTCCAGGTCGCGCACGACGCGCACCGGCCCTTCGTGGTCGATGTCGGCGCCGTCCGCGTCCGCGCCGTCGGCACGGCCTTTTCAGTCCGGCGCAATCCCGAAGGCGTCGACGTCCTCGTGACCGAGGGCGTGGTCGAGACATGGATAGAGGGCAACGAGGCGGCGCGGACCCGTATCGCGCGGGGGGAACGCAGCTTCGTCGCGACGGGCACGCAGGCCATCGTGGCGGTGAAGGCCGCGGACGAGATCGACCGCGCTCTGGCCTGGCGCGACGGCGGGCTCGCCCTCAATGGCGAGCCCCTGTCCTATGCCGTCGCGGAGCTGAATCGCTACAATCACCGCAAGCTGGTGGTGGAGGACCCGGTTCTCGCCCGGATGCCGATCGTCGGCTATTTTCGCACCGACGAACCCGGAGATTTCGCCCGCGCCGTCGCGCCGCTGGTCGGCGCGCGCGTGGAAATGCGGTCGGGTGACATGCACCTCGTCGCGACCGGCTCCTGA
- a CDS encoding sigma-70 family RNA polymerase sigma factor: protein MGQSRAEIIAWVAGNVIPHEAALRARLRRMAVAGEEIDDIVQETYLNIARLKSVEHIRDGRGYLFTAARMVMLQRIRRNRIVRIDHLTDTQALALEDDAPGPERHVAARRELARVRRMIEDLPPRCREIFELRRVEGVSQREIAERLDLPEHTIEQQAIRGLKLILKAITNEDREGADPSETRHTAVKGTSGNG, encoded by the coding sequence TTGGGGCAAAGCCGTGCCGAGATTATCGCGTGGGTGGCCGGCAACGTGATTCCGCACGAGGCCGCGCTGCGCGCGCGTCTGCGGCGCATGGCGGTTGCGGGTGAGGAAATCGACGACATCGTGCAGGAAACCTATTTGAACATCGCCCGGCTGAAGAGCGTCGAACATATCCGCGACGGGCGCGGCTATCTGTTCACGGCCGCGCGGATGGTGATGCTCCAGCGCATTCGCCGCAACCGGATCGTGCGGATCGACCATCTGACCGACACGCAGGCACTGGCGCTCGAAGATGACGCCCCCGGCCCGGAGCGGCATGTCGCCGCGCGCCGCGAACTGGCCCGCGTGCGGCGCATGATCGAGGATTTGCCGCCGCGCTGCCGCGAGATATTCGAGCTGCGCCGCGTCGAGGGCGTCTCGCAGCGCGAGATCGCCGAGCGGCTCGACCTGCCCGAACATACCATCGAGCAGCAGGCCATTCGCGGCCTCAAGCTCATTCTCAAGGCGATCACGAACGAAGATCGCGAAGGCGCCGACCCTTCGGAAACGCGCCACACGGCGGTCAAAGGGACATCGGGCAATGGATGA
- a CDS encoding integrase arm-type DNA-binding domain-containing protein yields the protein MPLSDVAIRNAKPREKSYKMGDSLGLFLLVQPSGGKLWRFKYRVLRREKKLALGTYPDISLSEARRRRDEARQMVAHGRDPAREKQLEKHRAFMEAANTFAAIADEYCRKRRRDGTRAWAPATAKRSEYLLSQLSISIGRLPVTDIGPADVLTAIRKIEAKGNYESARRTLQLASGVFRYAVATVRLNSDPTRDLRGALIVPKVTHYGAVIDPKEVGELLLAIDDYEGHVVTKLALQIAPHVFVRPGELRHAEWSEIDLEAALWTIPAEKTKMRKPHHVPLSLQVIELFRSLQMFSGNSGYAFPSIRSRKRPMSDNTLNAALRRLGYASDEMTGHGFRAMASTLLNESGLWSPDAIERALAHGDGDRVRAAYHRGTHWKERVKMAQWWSDHLDELRAQGKKPR from the coding sequence ATGCCGCTTTCAGATGTCGCGATCCGCAACGCCAAGCCCCGGGAAAAATCCTATAAGATGGGCGACTCGCTCGGCCTCTTCCTGCTGGTTCAGCCGAGCGGCGGAAAGCTTTGGCGATTCAAATATCGGGTCCTCCGACGCGAGAAAAAGCTCGCGCTGGGCACCTATCCCGACATCAGCTTGAGCGAAGCGCGCCGCCGCCGCGATGAAGCGCGCCAGATGGTTGCCCATGGCCGCGACCCCGCCCGCGAAAAGCAGCTCGAAAAGCACCGCGCGTTCATGGAGGCAGCCAACACCTTCGCTGCCATCGCCGACGAATATTGCCGCAAGCGGCGGCGTGACGGCACGCGTGCCTGGGCGCCGGCGACGGCGAAACGAAGCGAGTATCTGCTTTCGCAGCTTAGCATTTCCATCGGCCGCCTGCCCGTCACCGACATCGGACCCGCCGATGTCCTCACCGCCATCCGTAAGATCGAGGCCAAGGGCAATTACGAAAGCGCCCGCCGGACGCTGCAACTCGCCAGCGGCGTGTTCCGCTACGCCGTTGCCACCGTGCGATTGAATTCGGACCCGACGCGCGATTTGCGGGGCGCTCTCATCGTGCCCAAGGTGACGCACTATGGCGCGGTCATCGATCCCAAGGAGGTCGGCGAACTCCTGCTCGCGATCGACGATTATGAGGGGCACGTCGTGACCAAGCTCGCCTTGCAGATCGCCCCGCATGTTTTCGTTCGGCCCGGCGAACTGCGGCACGCCGAATGGAGCGAAATCGACCTCGAAGCCGCGCTATGGACGATCCCGGCGGAAAAGACGAAGATGCGCAAACCCCATCACGTTCCCCTGTCACTTCAGGTGATCGAGCTGTTCCGGTCGCTGCAAATGTTCTCGGGCAACAGCGGCTATGCGTTCCCGTCGATCCGCAGCCGCAAGCGCCCGATGTCGGACAATACCCTCAACGCCGCGCTGCGGCGGCTCGGTTATGCCAGCGACGAAATGACGGGGCATGGCTTCCGGGCGATGGCGAGCACCTTGCTCAACGAATCCGGCCTATGGTCGCCCGACGCGATCGAGCGCGCGCTGGCGCACGGCGATGGCGACCGAGTCCGCGCCGCCTATCATCGCGGCACGCATTGGAAGGAGCGCGTGAAGATGGCGCAATGGTGGAGCGACCACCTCGACGAGCTACGCGCGCAGGGAAAGAAGCCCCGTTAG